A DNA window from Maribellus comscasis contains the following coding sequences:
- a CDS encoding sulfatase family protein — translation MNQQKLYITLIFSLLTLFNIAQKPNFVIIFTDDQGYGDVGCYGNKNIRTPNIDKMAAEGMLFTDFYVAASVCTPSRAALLTGCYPQRVGLPSVLFPNNMPLGQKNGMAYGLNPEEITLAELLKAKDYRTACIGKWHLGNLPDFMPMNHGFDEYFGLPYSNDMGDMIPDNSKYNFSPLPLIEGTQVIELNPDQNLLVKRYTEQAVSFIEKNQDHPFFLYLAHSMPHRPCHVSDSLSQMRFSTDQLSNIDGEDKKSRDFLYPAAIEELDWSVGVVLEKLKTLGLDENTLVIFTSDNGPAVGSAGALRGKKGTMYEGGLRVPCVMYWKGKIAEGNTCNQLVASIDLYPTFASLAGIELPEDRIIDGEDVSSLILGKKIKNGQRPFFYFNQNQGCKAVRFGDWKFFPGHSPHLYNLKEDIGETNNRYPEFPEIAKQMAEKISDFESDLAKNKRLPGLVDINR, via the coding sequence ATGAACCAACAAAAATTATATATTACCTTAATATTCAGCCTTCTAACATTATTCAATATAGCTCAAAAACCTAACTTTGTCATTATTTTTACTGATGATCAGGGATATGGTGATGTTGGATGTTACGGGAATAAAAACATTAGAACTCCCAATATTGATAAAATGGCAGCAGAAGGTATGCTTTTTACTGATTTTTATGTTGCAGCTTCTGTTTGTACTCCCTCAAGGGCTGCTTTACTTACCGGCTGTTACCCGCAACGGGTTGGCCTACCTTCTGTATTGTTTCCTAACAACATGCCGCTGGGACAAAAAAATGGAATGGCTTATGGATTAAATCCGGAAGAAATAACCCTAGCCGAATTATTAAAAGCCAAAGATTACCGGACAGCCTGTATCGGGAAATGGCACTTAGGCAATCTGCCGGATTTTATGCCTATGAATCACGGTTTTGATGAATATTTCGGACTACCATACAGTAATGATATGGGTGATATGATCCCGGATAATTCCAAATATAATTTTAGTCCACTACCGCTAATTGAGGGAACCCAAGTAATTGAATTAAACCCAGATCAGAATTTACTTGTTAAACGTTATACAGAACAGGCTGTCTCTTTTATTGAGAAAAATCAAGACCATCCTTTCTTTCTCTATTTGGCACACAGTATGCCACATCGTCCATGTCATGTCTCCGATAGTCTTTCACAAATGAGATTTTCTACCGATCAACTTTCCAACATCGATGGCGAGGATAAAAAGAGCAGGGATTTTTTATATCCGGCGGCCATTGAAGAACTGGATTGGAGTGTAGGTGTGGTTTTGGAAAAATTAAAAACACTTGGGCTTGACGAAAACACACTGGTTATTTTTACGTCGGACAATGGGCCTGCTGTAGGAAGTGCCGGGGCATTAAGAGGGAAAAAAGGAACGATGTACGAAGGGGGTTTACGAGTTCCATGTGTTATGTATTGGAAAGGAAAAATAGCCGAAGGAAACACTTGTAACCAATTGGTTGCTAGCATTGATCTTTATCCAACATTCGCAAGTTTGGCAGGAATTGAATTGCCTGAAGACAGAATTATTGATGGAGAAGATGTAAGTAGTTTGATATTGGGCAAAAAAATAAAAAACGGACAAAGGCCATTTTTCTATTTTAACCAGAATCAAGGCTGCAAGGCTGTAAGGTTTGGGGACTGGAAGTTTTTTCCTGGACACTCACCCCATTTATATAATTTAAAAGAAGACATTGGTGAAACGAATAATCGATATCCCGAATTTCCCGAAATCGCTAAACAAATGGCTGAGAAAATCTCAGATTTTGAATCAGACTTGGCTAAAAATAAAAGACTACCAGGCTTGGTCGATATTAATAGATAA
- a CDS encoding RagB/SusD family nutrient uptake outer membrane protein yields the protein MKKIIYTILLINFLIAGCEDPLDKEPLNLISEDGVWKDETLIDLYFADLYSRCEFFLAPRVANFGMSEAVNSGFCRTWGPWPQGYQHTSRVLTADQSSTYAVFHCWDYELVRDINDAIEKLEDESSLLEGEDFKNARLGEAYFLRAWIYFKMVKTYGGVPLIKRVQSLDEPDEDLFVPRSSEEECYDSIAEDCDTARELLEGRNLTEYGRATEWAALALKSRAMLYAGSIGEFGEVQTTGSGEYATTLGITNANKYWQLSLEASKEIIEDGSYRLYEENSDLSDNFEQLFQAEGADNPEVIFAERYDGLGSRGHDWDLWLQPDEFRNGYGSFLKCFTNALGKFDFKDGRSGILNSDNFVKGDPSNLHSLDDFWNSRDPRAQATFYFAETPWKGSTIYTHAGTYKLDENEERQYITSGDVTDGIRTVPAQGASRDLSRSALHVKKRITENLDLTQINAGLGYSDFIVFRLAEIYLNYAEAYFYTSGSGGDGLKYLNMVRERAGMPARSELTQDNIRQERDVELMFEGHRYWDLRRWRTAVDELNGKKFAGIEMRYDFDEDKYEIYFINNGANEGDNADRIFLSNNYYYPIQTDILNENYALVQNPGY from the coding sequence ATGAAAAAAATAATTTATACAATACTTCTAATTAACTTTCTAATAGCAGGATGTGAAGATCCGCTGGACAAAGAACCTTTAAACCTGATTTCAGAAGACGGTGTTTGGAAAGACGAAACCTTAATTGATTTGTATTTCGCGGATTTATATAGTCGATGTGAATTTTTTCTTGCACCAAGAGTTGCAAATTTTGGTATGTCTGAAGCTGTTAACAGTGGTTTTTGTCGTACATGGGGCCCCTGGCCACAAGGATACCAGCATACATCGAGAGTTTTAACTGCTGACCAGTCGTCAACTTATGCGGTTTTTCATTGTTGGGATTATGAATTGGTAAGAGACATCAACGATGCTATTGAAAAGCTTGAAGATGAAAGTTCGTTATTGGAAGGTGAAGACTTTAAAAATGCCCGTTTAGGAGAAGCTTACTTCTTGCGCGCGTGGATCTATTTTAAAATGGTTAAGACTTACGGGGGAGTTCCACTTATAAAAAGGGTGCAATCGCTTGATGAGCCGGATGAAGATTTATTCGTCCCTCGCAGTTCGGAGGAAGAGTGTTATGATTCAATCGCTGAAGACTGCGATACTGCCAGGGAACTTCTGGAAGGAAGAAACCTTACAGAATACGGCAGGGCAACAGAATGGGCAGCCCTGGCATTAAAAAGCCGGGCCATGCTTTATGCAGGTAGCATTGGAGAATTTGGAGAGGTACAAACTACCGGTTCAGGAGAATATGCAACCACCCTGGGAATAACTAATGCAAACAAATACTGGCAACTTTCCCTGGAAGCTTCCAAAGAAATAATTGAAGATGGTTCTTATCGTTTGTACGAAGAAAATTCGGATTTATCGGACAATTTTGAACAACTTTTCCAGGCTGAAGGAGCAGACAATCCGGAGGTGATTTTTGCAGAACGTTATGATGGACTTGGCAGCAGGGGACATGACTGGGATCTTTGGCTACAACCTGATGAATTTCGTAATGGTTACGGATCATTTTTAAAATGCTTTACCAATGCTCTTGGCAAGTTTGACTTTAAGGATGGTCGTTCAGGAATCTTAAATTCGGATAATTTTGTTAAAGGTGATCCTTCTAATCTTCATTCGCTGGATGATTTCTGGAACAGCAGGGACCCGCGTGCACAGGCAACCTTTTATTTCGCCGAAACGCCCTGGAAAGGCTCAACAATCTATACTCATGCAGGAACGTATAAACTCGACGAAAATGAAGAACGTCAGTACATTACCAGTGGCGATGTAACAGATGGAATCAGAACAGTTCCGGCACAGGGAGCCAGCCGTGATTTAAGTCGCTCCGCCCTTCACGTTAAAAAACGCATAACTGAAAATCTGGATTTAACGCAAATAAATGCCGGATTGGGTTATTCTGATTTTATTGTATTCCGCTTGGCTGAAATCTATTTGAATTATGCTGAAGCTTATTTTTATACTAGCGGTTCAGGTGGTGATGGATTAAAATATTTAAATATGGTAAGGGAAAGGGCCGGCATGCCGGCAAGATCGGAATTAACTCAGGATAACATCCGTCAGGAAAGAGATGTTGAATTGATGTTTGAAGGTCATCGTTATTGGGATCTGCGTCGCTGGAGAACTGCAGTGGATGAACTTAACGGGAAAAAATTTGCAGGTATAGAAATGCGATACGATTTTGACGAAGACAAATATGAAATATATTTTATCAATAACGGAGCCAACGAAGGGGACAATGCCGATCGCATTTTCTTGTCAAACAATTATTACTATCCGATTCAAACGGATATTCTTAACGAAAACTACGCACTTGTGCAAAATCCGGGCTATTAA
- a CDS encoding family 43 glycosylhydrolase → MMTKKQLFGWLTGLISITILLSGFIPYNLESPSFSKEKKKENPFPKLNDFKLKEITGVGYEENCYRRDNSNVIKVKDYYYVYYNKGPFWKNFHKEWEGSVWGARSHDGIHWEEIGEMVSKGDAGEWDHWATYCPNILEGNDGKYYLYFTGQPENQAAQGPIYVGVAISNSPEGPFEKYADNPIFSPTQQTGDFDGHRVDDASIIFRNGRYWMYYKGRPYANGQVDLKTIESTKIGIAFSKKPTGPWSRYKRNPVINEGHEIMVWPHKNGVGIVSCHYVKTSQGRSLEQGVYWSADGKKFNKYEHPKGMKLRNPGCYYSANTEGTTWGISFKNGKHGGGDCYLLRWEADFSCIK, encoded by the coding sequence ATGATGACAAAAAAACAATTATTTGGATGGTTAACAGGATTAATAAGTATAACAATCCTGCTATCAGGTTTTATCCCATACAATTTAGAATCACCATCTTTTTCAAAAGAGAAAAAAAAAGAAAATCCATTTCCGAAATTAAATGATTTTAAATTGAAGGAAATAACCGGTGTAGGATATGAAGAAAATTGTTACCGCAGAGACAACAGTAATGTTATAAAAGTAAAAGACTACTATTATGTCTATTATAATAAGGGTCCTTTCTGGAAAAATTTCCATAAAGAATGGGAAGGTTCTGTTTGGGGGGCAAGATCTCATGATGGAATCCATTGGGAAGAAATAGGGGAAATGGTTTCCAAAGGTGATGCAGGTGAGTGGGATCACTGGGCGACTTATTGCCCAAATATATTAGAAGGCAATGATGGGAAATATTATTTATATTTTACAGGGCAACCGGAGAACCAGGCAGCACAAGGTCCTATTTATGTTGGAGTGGCCATTTCCAATTCACCAGAAGGTCCGTTTGAAAAATATGCAGATAATCCCATATTCTCACCAACCCAGCAGACCGGAGATTTTGATGGTCACCGGGTAGACGACGCTTCAATTATTTTCCGAAACGGGAGATACTGGATGTATTATAAAGGGAGGCCTTATGCCAACGGACAAGTTGATTTGAAAACCATTGAATCGACAAAAATAGGGATTGCATTTTCGAAAAAACCAACCGGCCCCTGGAGCAGGTATAAAAGAAATCCGGTAATAAATGAAGGTCATGAGATAATGGTCTGGCCTCATAAAAATGGGGTAGGTATTGTATCCTGTCATTATGTAAAGACATCGCAGGGAAGATCATTGGAGCAGGGAGTTTACTGGTCAGCCGATGGAAAGAAATTCAATAAATATGAGCATCCGAAAGGGATGAAGTTAAGGAATCCGGGTTGTTACTATTCCGCCAATACAGAAGGGACAACCTGGGGTATAAGTTTTAAAAATGGAAAACATGGAGGAGGCGATTGTTACCTGTTAAGATGGGAAGCGGATTTCTCGTGTATTAAATAG
- a CDS encoding family 43 glycosylhydrolase yields MRKRFLKQLIFTTSVLILFSCGLKKEKHTAKSLSAETFFDTIWFEYENIKGIGYEEGITRRDPSDIIKVDNTYYIWYTKVFAATKGEKTPLYNSGYYGTIWYATSKDGNSWTEKGLVLGTGKERAFDSHAVFTPNILFYEDKYYLYYTGVKPTPGVSGLIFENNSDTDITAIGLAMANSPNGPFLRMSDQPVLTISKDSTAFDSYRIDDAALNIRDGKVWLYYKGRSRIYGKKGPGHTQMGIAVANTPEGPYEKLKSPVLDRSHEVLIWNRNGGIASLACLNKSLHFAANGINFKTIKNNLHALPAAPGLYRPSISSDSDSKEVNWGLSMAQHDEDIYLTKFKMNFK; encoded by the coding sequence ATGAGAAAACGATTCTTAAAACAACTAATTTTCACTACTTCCGTATTGATATTATTTTCTTGTGGATTGAAAAAAGAGAAACATACAGCCAAATCCCTGTCTGCTGAAACTTTTTTTGATACTATATGGTTCGAATACGAAAATATAAAAGGGATTGGCTATGAAGAAGGGATTACCCGTCGCGATCCAAGTGATATTATTAAGGTGGATAATACCTACTATATATGGTACACAAAGGTATTTGCGGCCACAAAAGGGGAAAAAACACCTCTATACAATTCCGGGTATTATGGAACAATCTGGTATGCAACTTCCAAAGACGGAAATTCCTGGACAGAAAAGGGGCTGGTTTTAGGGACAGGTAAGGAAAGGGCTTTTGATAGCCACGCTGTTTTTACGCCCAATATTCTTTTTTATGAAGATAAATATTATTTGTACTATACAGGAGTTAAACCAACACCTGGAGTGTCAGGACTGATTTTCGAAAATAATTCGGATACGGATATTACCGCGATTGGATTAGCTATGGCTAACTCGCCTAACGGACCGTTTTTAAGGATGAGTGACCAGCCTGTGTTAACCATTAGTAAAGATTCTACTGCTTTTGATAGTTACAGAATTGATGATGCAGCACTGAATATTAGAGATGGAAAAGTTTGGTTGTATTATAAGGGAAGATCCAGAATCTACGGAAAAAAAGGCCCGGGACATACACAAATGGGAATTGCGGTTGCAAATACCCCCGAAGGACCATATGAAAAACTTAAATCTCCGGTACTCGACAGAAGTCACGAAGTACTTATATGGAATCGAAATGGAGGAATCGCTTCTCTGGCGTGTTTAAATAAGTCATTACATTTTGCTGCCAACGGAATCAATTTTAAAACAATCAAGAATAATCTCCATGCACTCCCTGCAGCTCCCGGGCTATACCGTCCGTCTATTAGCAGTGATTCTGATAGTAAAGAAGTCAATTGGGGATTATCCATGGCCCAACACGACGAGGACATATATTTAACAAAATTTAAAATGAATTTTAAATAA
- a CDS encoding RNA polymerase sigma factor, giving the protein MKSIKENIIWDSFRQGNKDALEIIYEENYSALYYYGLKFIKDTDTVKDNIQELFLELIKSGERLAKTDNIRYYLLRALRYKLTKKTSVKLTGETEVQKNIEFSLIESVEHQLITKEIEEESKKKIINAIGKLSEKQQEIIYLRFYNNLSYQQIAEFYGTKMQTVRNLMSRALHSMKEDFQNNKDQLFLFLFQLPQLQKNYVPPSTQVL; this is encoded by the coding sequence TTGAAATCCATCAAAGAAAATATCATCTGGGATAGTTTCAGGCAAGGCAATAAAGATGCTTTAGAAATTATCTATGAAGAAAACTATTCAGCACTTTATTATTATGGACTCAAGTTTATTAAAGACACAGATACTGTAAAAGATAATATACAGGAACTCTTTCTGGAACTGATTAAATCAGGAGAGCGACTGGCAAAAACAGATAATATTCGCTATTACCTTTTAAGAGCGCTTCGATATAAACTGACAAAAAAAACTTCAGTAAAACTAACCGGCGAGACAGAAGTTCAAAAAAACATTGAATTTAGTTTGATTGAATCTGTTGAGCATCAATTAATCACAAAAGAAATCGAAGAAGAAAGTAAAAAAAAGATAATCAATGCAATTGGAAAACTCTCAGAAAAACAACAGGAAATAATTTATCTTCGTTTCTATAATAACCTGTCCTATCAACAAATAGCTGAATTTTACGGCACAAAAATGCAAACAGTACGTAATTTAATGAGCCGCGCCCTTCACTCAATGAAAGAAGATTTTCAGAACAATAAGGATCAACTGTTCCTTTTTCTTTTTCAACTCCCTCAACTCCAAAAAAATTACGTTCCACCTTCCACACAGGTGTTATAA
- a CDS encoding sulfatase family protein: protein MNKNWSAIYLLISVIIFGISTAGIAQKQQPNVVIIFTDDVGYGDIGCYGATKIKTPNIDRLAKEGRMFTDAHSASAVCTPSRYALITGSYPFRANKGEGVWGPLRRNNKLIIDTDNFTIAKLMKKNGYATACIGKWHLGFGEESPTDWNKPLIPGPLQLGFDYYFGIPFVSSGPPYVYVENDRVVGLEANDPLVLNGKPVSPTPQYSDKSPNTFSGGKKAHSLYEDEKIGVTLAGKAVDWIKQNKENPFFLYLATTNIHHPFTPNKKFQGTSECGRYGDFVHELDWIVGQVTNELEKLNILDNTLLIFTSDNGGMLNVGGQEAWRAGHRLNGNLLGFKFDAWEGGHRIPFIARWPKHIAPGTKSGQLLCHVDLFATLAAIIGYNLTEGIAPDSYNMLPALTGNPKNMLRDDLVLAPFHPENLAIRAGDWIYIGARGGGGWNGGKPGDHILGGPAALQFADEKNSDIADGAFKDDAADAQLYNLKKDISQKKNLIDKKPRISHMMNQRLKIIKQSQQTR, encoded by the coding sequence ATGAATAAAAATTGGTCTGCAATCTACCTACTTATTTCCGTAATCATTTTTGGAATTTCAACGGCCGGAATTGCCCAAAAACAACAACCTAATGTGGTCATTATATTTACCGATGATGTAGGTTATGGCGATATTGGATGCTATGGAGCAACAAAAATCAAAACTCCTAACATCGACCGATTGGCAAAGGAAGGAAGAATGTTTACTGATGCACATTCTGCTTCAGCCGTTTGCACACCTTCACGATATGCGTTAATTACCGGAAGCTATCCCTTTAGGGCAAACAAAGGAGAAGGGGTATGGGGACCTCTTCGTCGTAACAACAAATTAATAATTGATACGGATAATTTCACCATTGCTAAATTGATGAAAAAGAATGGATATGCAACAGCTTGTATTGGAAAATGGCACCTCGGTTTCGGAGAAGAAAGCCCTACAGACTGGAATAAACCATTGATCCCCGGACCGCTACAACTAGGCTTTGATTACTATTTTGGAATTCCATTTGTATCAAGCGGCCCCCCGTATGTTTATGTTGAAAATGATAGAGTCGTTGGTCTGGAAGCTAATGACCCGTTAGTATTGAATGGTAAGCCGGTTTCTCCAACGCCTCAATATTCCGATAAATCTCCCAATACTTTTTCCGGGGGAAAAAAAGCTCACAGTTTATATGAAGATGAAAAAATTGGGGTGACTTTAGCCGGTAAAGCAGTGGATTGGATCAAACAAAATAAGGAGAATCCATTCTTTCTATATCTGGCTACGACGAACATACACCATCCTTTTACTCCAAATAAAAAGTTTCAGGGAACCAGTGAATGCGGGCGATATGGAGATTTTGTACACGAACTCGACTGGATTGTTGGTCAGGTAACAAACGAGCTTGAAAAATTAAATATTCTGGATAATACATTATTAATTTTCACAAGTGATAACGGAGGAATGCTAAATGTTGGCGGGCAGGAAGCATGGCGGGCAGGACATCGGCTAAATGGGAACCTGCTTGGCTTTAAATTTGATGCATGGGAAGGCGGACACAGAATACCTTTTATAGCACGTTGGCCCAAACATATTGCTCCTGGAACTAAATCCGGGCAGCTCTTATGCCATGTTGATTTGTTTGCTACTTTGGCTGCTATAATCGGATATAATTTAACAGAAGGGATAGCTCCCGATAGTTACAATATGCTGCCAGCACTAACCGGAAATCCAAAAAATATGCTCCGGGATGATCTTGTCCTGGCTCCTTTTCATCCTGAAAACCTGGCAATCAGAGCCGGTGACTGGATATATATTGGTGCCCGGGGTGGAGGTGGCTGGAATGGAGGCAAACCTGGAGATCATATCCTGGGAGGACCGGCAGCACTCCAGTTTGCTGATGAAAAAAACAGTGATATAGCTGATGGCGCTTTTAAGGATGATGCCGCTGATGCCCAGTTGTATAATCTTAAGAAAGACATTTCTCAAAAAAAGAATTTAATAGACAAGAAACCTCGGATTTCTCATATGATGAATCAAAGACTGAAAATTATTAAACAGTCTCAACAAACCCGATAA
- a CDS encoding FecR family protein, whose protein sequence is MKRESNYNNLGYEDFVEDEKFRKWVFAPDEESQLFWETFIKNNPTKKETIQIARQIVEAIHFEEEPVNREEYIPSLTILKHKIVKQDKPGKNIRLFPNWWNKTAVILLIPFITISIYFYFSRPNTAQEGQKTQYIVPPGQKSNMILADGTRVWLNSGSTLTCFMGDELNRKVHLEGEAFFDVTKDKKNPFFVETEKYTVKVYGTSFNVRAFKEQVTSEIILEEGAVSVVTGNNEEIKLKPNQRFYINEENKYQVSAIDPEYYTCWKDNVLRVNNEELQHLIVRLERWYGVSISIPNFEKVKNLRYTLTIKTESCREMLELMRLVTPFTYTINGENITINYDI, encoded by the coding sequence ATGAAAAGGGAAAGTAACTATAATAATTTGGGCTACGAAGATTTTGTAGAGGATGAAAAATTCAGAAAATGGGTCTTTGCTCCCGATGAAGAAAGCCAACTTTTTTGGGAAACATTTATAAAAAATAATCCCACCAAAAAAGAAACAATCCAAATCGCCCGACAAATCGTCGAAGCTATCCATTTCGAGGAGGAACCGGTTAACCGCGAAGAGTATATTCCATCATTAACTATTCTGAAACATAAGATTGTTAAACAAGATAAACCGGGAAAAAATATTCGTCTGTTCCCGAACTGGTGGAACAAAACTGCCGTGATATTACTTATCCCTTTTATTACAATAAGCATATATTTCTATTTTAGCCGCCCCAATACAGCACAGGAAGGACAGAAAACACAATACATCGTTCCTCCCGGGCAGAAAAGTAACATGATATTAGCCGACGGAACCAGAGTTTGGCTAAATTCCGGCTCAACGCTAACCTGCTTCATGGGAGATGAATTGAATAGAAAGGTTCATCTGGAAGGGGAAGCTTTTTTCGATGTGACAAAAGATAAAAAGAACCCATTTTTTGTTGAAACAGAAAAATATACCGTAAAAGTATATGGAACAAGTTTTAATGTAAGGGCATTTAAAGAGCAGGTTACATCTGAAATTATACTGGAAGAAGGAGCCGTATCTGTTGTTACCGGCAACAACGAAGAAATAAAGCTAAAACCAAATCAGCGGTTTTATATTAATGAGGAAAACAAATATCAGGTAAGTGCTATTGATCCTGAGTATTACACCTGCTGGAAAGATAATGTCCTAAGGGTCAACAATGAAGAATTACAGCATTTAATTGTACGGTTAGAACGATGGTATGGAGTTTCGATTTCTATTCCAAATTTCGAAAAAGTTAAAAATCTGAGATATACATTAACAATAAAAACAGAAAGCTGCAGAGAAATGCTTGAGTTAATGCGACTTGTTACACCATTTACTTATACTATCAACGGAGAAAATATAACTATAAACTATGATATATAA